In one Perca fluviatilis chromosome 7, GENO_Pfluv_1.0, whole genome shotgun sequence genomic region, the following are encoded:
- the LOC120562453 gene encoding C-type lectin domain family 4 member A-like has translation MNRNPQEEMEEIKEEAAANYVNVPACTVDKVAAHPDQRFRFFTQTFLAIAVCWLILLVIMGLRIYYLTAVKQELEMERKNLTGQIQNMETNWTKPNISQACQKGWRVFESSCYLFYDADPPDQKTWEEAREDCREQSSDLVVVDDEDEWVMRKLWEFI, from the exons ATGAACAGAAATCCACAGGAGGAAATGG AGGAAATCAAGGAAGAAGCAGCAGCTAACTATGTTAATGTACCAGCATGCACTGTGGATAAAGTGGCAGCTCATCCAG ACCAGAGGTTTCGTTTCTTCACTCAGACTTTTCTAGCAATAGCAGTGTGTTGGCTGATACTGTTGGTCATCATGGGCCTCCGTATCTACT ACCTGACTGCAGTAAAACAGGAGCtggagatggagaggaagaACTTAACAGGACAAATACAAAACATGGAAACAAACTGGACCAAACCCAACATCAGTCAAGCTTGTCAGAAGGGCTGGAGAGTCTTTGAGTCCAGCTGCTATCTGTTTTATGATGCTGATCCTCCTGATCAGAAAACCTGGGAAGAAGCTCGAGAAGACTGCAGAGAACAGAGTTCAGATTTGGTTGttgtagatgatgaagatgaatgGGTAATGAGGAAGCTGTGGGAGTTTATATGA